The genomic interval TTACTCATAGTTTTATTTTACTTTAAAACACCTTTTTTTTAAATATAAAAGCCTAATCAAAAAGAAAACTTTTATCAAAATCCTTCCATACAGGCTCAAGCCCTTTTTCTTCAATCATTCTTGCAATCTCTTCAGGACTTCTTTCATCTGCTATTTCAAACTGCTTTAAAGCATCTGTGTGAACAGAGTATCCACCTGGGTTTGTTTTTGAACCTGCACTAATCCTTGTAACCCCAAGCCCAACCATTCCATCTCTGAATTCTGGGTTCTCCCTTGTTGATAAAACTATATCAACATCGTTTAAAACCATTCTCAAGGCAAAAATAACCTGCGCTAATTGTTTATCATTAACTATTTCGTAAGGCTTAAAATGGCCTTCTGCATCCCTTAACCTCGGGAAAGAAATTGCAACCTGAGATTTCCAGTAATGCTTCATTAAATACCTTGCATGAATTGCAACCATTGATAAATCAACCCTGAAATCGGATAAACCAAATAGCGTTCCTAACCCCAATTCTCTAAATCCAGCTTTTGCAGCCCTTTCTGGAGTTTCAAGCCTGTAAAAGAAATCAGCCTTTGGTCCTTTGTGTAATTCTCTGTACCTTTCAAGGTTGTATGTTTCCTGATAAACTGCTATTCCAGTAACACCTGCTTTTGATAGTCTCTCGTATTCCTCAGTTTCCATAGGATAAACTTCAATTGAAACAGCGTAAAACTTTTCTCTTAACCTTTTAACAATCTCTTCAAAGTATTCAACTGGAACTGCCTTTTTATCTTCTCCGCTAACTAAAAGTATGTGGCCAATACCGTGTGAAAAAATCTCATCAGCCTCTTTTAACACCTCGTCAATAGAAAGGGTTATTCTTGGAAATTTATTGTTCACATTAAACCCACAGTATTTGCAGGCATTTACACAACTATTTGAAACATACAGGGGGGCGTAAAGCTTTATAGTTTTCCCAAACCTTAAAAAGGTTATCTTTCTTGAAATTTTAGCCATCTGTTCAATAAATTTTTCAGCAACAGGGGAAACAAGGTATGGGAAGTCGTCAACACTCCACCTGCTTTTTTTCAATATCCTCTCTACATCATTCTCTGTAGCAGAGTAAATAATTTTTTTTATCTTATTCTGGTCTATCTTTTTGTAAATTTCTGAAAAACTCATAATCAATC from Thermotomaculum hydrothermale carries:
- the thiH gene encoding 2-iminoacetate synthase ThiH, producing the protein MSFSEIYKKIDQNKIKKIIYSATENDVERILKKSRWSVDDFPYLVSPVAEKFIEQMAKISRKITFLRFGKTIKLYAPLYVSNSCVNACKYCGFNVNNKFPRITLSIDEVLKEADEIFSHGIGHILLVSGEDKKAVPVEYFEEIVKRLREKFYAVSIEVYPMETEEYERLSKAGVTGIAVYQETYNLERYRELHKGPKADFFYRLETPERAAKAGFRELGLGTLFGLSDFRVDLSMVAIHARYLMKHYWKSQVAISFPRLRDAEGHFKPYEIVNDKQLAQVIFALRMVLNDVDIVLSTRENPEFRDGMVGLGVTRISAGSKTNPGGYSVHTDALKQFEIADERSPEEIARMIEEKGLEPVWKDFDKSFLFD